The proteins below come from a single candidate division TA06 bacterium genomic window:
- a CDS encoding DUF2723 domain-containing protein, whose translation MNSITTILKTASIHPRLGAWLVFFVVASVYMFTAAPTIGSIDSGELSLVVKTLGIAHPTGYPLFTLLGKIWITLMFWGDLAYRLNIFSGLIGACAAALLFLTLGQLGIRPVLSLAGSLLWAFSPVVWDQATVIEVYGLTSLLGILLIWLSLRYKKENDFRLLSLIAFIAGLGWGNHLSHLWYLSGVLIIVLNKSIITNWKRILLPVVLFLLGLSVYLYLPLRAINDPLMNWGDPSNWPRFLGHVTGRQYRVWMLNNSFPELWHNLVRFLKIAANQPWIFISWLAVPGFIWLVIRNKRALAALAAVILASVFYGINYSIPDIAAYFLPALAALSIAAAFGLQALSELLTDKINAKGSAIYCWAALALSLTVPAANWRQADRSRDHFTIEFANDILVSAGSNAVILTDNWDIYAPVLYLQHQQGLRSDLALVDKELLRRSWYYSYLEKQYPEFYESCRPEIEAFLPQLYLFEHGQAYDPAELQDRYQDLLNALALRNYYDMPAYLTRADRKGDYSQLALNYERVPEGLLYRLKLPGIVTGFETDTLFCQTTNAVDTLQLSERERLLYKTYPNLLYQRGIYLAWNMHYTEALQYFQRALSYDDKRPLIYLGLGGAYTGLNRVEAALSAFNKVLELDSSNQTARENIERLKMFTPGGPKSYRMEIKQ comes from the coding sequence ATGAACAGTATCACAACCATTTTAAAAACGGCGAGCATTCATCCCCGGCTGGGGGCCTGGCTCGTCTTTTTTGTTGTCGCCTCAGTCTATATGTTTACGGCGGCTCCCACCATCGGGTCGATCGATTCCGGAGAATTGTCCCTGGTCGTAAAAACATTAGGAATAGCCCATCCCACCGGATATCCCCTTTTTACCCTGCTGGGTAAGATATGGATCACCCTGATGTTTTGGGGCGATCTGGCTTACCGGCTGAATATTTTTTCCGGTTTGATAGGGGCCTGCGCCGCCGCCCTTTTATTCCTCACGCTCGGACAGTTGGGAATAAGGCCGGTATTGTCCCTGGCTGGAAGCCTGTTATGGGCCTTCTCGCCGGTGGTCTGGGATCAGGCTACGGTGATCGAGGTCTACGGACTGACATCATTATTAGGCATATTGCTGATCTGGTTGTCGCTGAGATACAAAAAAGAAAACGATTTCAGATTATTGTCTCTGATTGCTTTCATTGCCGGACTTGGTTGGGGAAACCACTTGAGCCATTTATGGTATTTGTCCGGAGTTCTGATAATAGTATTGAATAAATCCATTATCACCAATTGGAAAAGAATATTGTTACCGGTTGTCCTTTTTTTACTGGGCCTCTCGGTCTATCTGTATCTGCCGTTGCGCGCGATCAATGACCCTCTTATGAACTGGGGCGATCCTTCAAACTGGCCAAGGTTTTTGGGACATGTTACCGGACGCCAGTACCGGGTATGGATGCTCAATAATTCATTCCCGGAACTGTGGCACAACCTTGTTCGTTTTCTGAAAATCGCTGCCAACCAGCCCTGGATATTCATCAGTTGGCTGGCAGTTCCCGGCTTTATCTGGTTAGTTATAAGAAATAAGAGGGCGCTGGCGGCTTTAGCCGCAGTCATTCTGGCCTCGGTATTTTACGGAATAAACTACAGCATCCCTGATATCGCGGCTTATTTTTTGCCGGCCCTGGCCGCTCTGAGCATTGCTGCCGCTTTCGGATTGCAGGCATTATCTGAATTATTAACCGATAAAATAAACGCCAAGGGGTCCGCCATATATTGCTGGGCCGCACTGGCATTATCCTTAACAGTGCCCGCAGCTAACTGGCGGCAGGCCGACCGCAGCCGGGATCACTTTACTATCGAATTTGCCAATGATATCCTGGTGTCGGCCGGGTCCAACGCCGTGATCCTGACCGACAACTGGGACATCTACGCCCCGGTCCTATATCTGCAACATCAACAGGGGCTTCGTTCCGATTTAGCGCTGGTTGACAAAGAACTGCTGAGGCGCAGTTGGTATTATTCTTACTTGGAAAAGCAGTACCCGGAATTTTATGAATCCTGCCGGCCGGAGATAGAAGCCTTCTTGCCCCAGTTGTATCTCTTTGAGCACGGCCAGGCCTATGATCCGGCCGAGCTCCAGGACCGGTATCAGGATCTGCTGAATGCTCTGGCGCTCCGCAATTATTACGATATGCCGGCCTATCTGACTCGGGCTGACAGGAAAGGGGATTACTCCCAGCTGGCCCTTAATTATGAACGGGTGCCCGAAGGGCTTTTGTACCGCCTTAAGCTGCCTGGGATTGTGACCGGATTCGAGACCGACACGTTATTCTGTCAGACAACGAATGCCGTCGATACTCTGCAATTATCGGAGCGGGAAAGACTGCTTTACAAAACCTATCCCAACCTGCTTTATCAGCGGGGAATATATTTGGCTTGGAACATGCATTATACTGAAGCCCTGCAGTATTTCCAGAGGGCGCTAAGCTATGACGACAAACGCCCCTTGATTTATCTGGGGCTGGGAGGGGCGTACACCGGGTTGAACCGGGTGGAGGCGGCCTTGTCGGCCTTTAATAAGGTATTGGAGCTTGATTCGTCCAACCAGACGGCCCGGGAAAATATCGAACGACTAAAGATGTTCACTCCCGGCGGACCTAAAAGCTACAGGATGGAGATCAAGCAGTGA